In one window of Kitasatospora sp. MMS16-BH015 DNA:
- a CDS encoding polyprenyl synthetase family protein yields the protein MTVTETSPGARRTDLLLAQARGIVDALLRRSFQQLPPAMRLVCGYQLGWWEADGRPASGASGKALRPALALAAAEAAGGHRSAAVPAGAVAELVHNFSLLHDDVLDRDETRRHRATAWKVYGTADAILAGDAMLALASQLLATGEYGFERHPRALGEALRRMGRCVTELCEAQHLDCEFETRTDVELAECLGMAEGKTGALLGLSCALGALAAGAPDGVVRAMDAFGRRLGMVFQLTDDLLGIWGDPAVTGKPVGADLLVRKKSLPVVAALHEPGPAGRELRARYASAEPLDQAGLTRTTELVELAGGRAWAVEQARHYTVSALALLDHGLPATADTAALRDLAASIAGRTL from the coding sequence ATGACGGTCACCGAAACCTCCCCCGGCGCACGCCGGACCGACCTGCTGCTCGCGCAGGCCCGCGGCATCGTGGACGCCCTGCTGCGCCGGAGCTTCCAGCAGCTCCCGCCCGCCATGCGGCTGGTCTGCGGCTACCAGCTCGGCTGGTGGGAGGCGGACGGGCGGCCCGCCTCCGGTGCCTCCGGCAAGGCGCTGCGGCCCGCCCTCGCGCTGGCGGCGGCCGAGGCGGCCGGCGGCCACCGGAGCGCGGCCGTCCCGGCCGGGGCGGTGGCCGAGCTGGTGCACAACTTCTCGCTGCTGCACGACGACGTGCTCGACCGGGACGAGACCCGCCGGCACCGGGCCACCGCCTGGAAGGTGTACGGCACCGCCGACGCGATCCTGGCCGGGGACGCGATGCTGGCCCTCGCCTCCCAGCTGCTCGCCACCGGCGAGTACGGCTTCGAACGCCACCCGCGCGCGCTCGGCGAGGCGCTGCGCCGGATGGGCCGGTGCGTCACCGAGCTGTGCGAGGCGCAGCACCTGGACTGCGAGTTCGAGACCCGCACGGACGTGGAGCTGGCCGAGTGCCTGGGCATGGCGGAGGGCAAGACCGGCGCGCTGCTCGGGCTCTCCTGCGCGCTGGGCGCGCTCGCGGCGGGGGCGCCCGACGGGGTGGTCCGCGCGATGGACGCCTTCGGGCGCCGGCTGGGCATGGTCTTCCAGCTGACCGACGACCTGCTGGGCATCTGGGGTGATCCGGCGGTCACCGGCAAGCCGGTGGGGGCCGACCTGCTGGTGCGCAAGAAGTCCCTCCCGGTGGTGGCCGCGCTCCACGAGCCGGGCCCGGCGGGGCGCGAACTGCGGGCCCGCTACGCCTCGGCGGAGCCGCTCGACCAGGCCGGGCTGACCCGCACCACCGAGCTGGTGGAGCTCGCGGGCGGCCGGGCCTGGGCCGTGGAGCAGGCCCGGCACTACACCGTCTCCGCCCTCGCCCTGCTCGACCACGGCCTGCCCGCCACGGCCGACACCGCCGCCCTGCGCGACCTCGCCGCCTCGATCGCCGGCCGCACCCTCTGA
- the ispH gene encoding 4-hydroxy-3-methylbut-2-enyl diphosphate reductase: MPAHPRTGLLAAPRSFCAGVERAIDAVERLLDAPGRAAPVYVRKQIVHNTHVVADLAARGTVFVEELTEVPEGATVIFSAHGVSPEVRAQAAAKSLTVVDATCPLVTKVHSEAKRFAARGDTVVLIGHAGHEEIEGTLGEAPEQALLVATAEEARALTVPDEARVSYLTQTTLALDETEEVVGALRERFPLLQGPAGADICYATTNRQLAVEAVAERAELVLVVGSANSSNSVRMVEVARRHGVPAHLVEDAGAIDPAWLTGVRTVGLSAGASAPPALVTEVVEALRRLGPVTLEEHTTTVESVVFAPPAPVRDHP, from the coding sequence ATGCCCGCCCACCCCAGGACCGGCCTGCTCGCCGCGCCCCGCTCCTTCTGCGCGGGGGTCGAGCGCGCCATCGACGCCGTCGAGCGCCTGCTGGACGCACCCGGCCGCGCCGCGCCCGTCTACGTCCGCAAGCAGATCGTGCACAACACCCACGTGGTGGCCGACCTGGCCGCCCGGGGCACCGTCTTCGTCGAGGAGCTGACCGAGGTGCCCGAGGGCGCCACCGTGATCTTCTCGGCGCACGGCGTCTCGCCGGAGGTCCGGGCCCAGGCGGCGGCCAAGTCGCTGACCGTGGTGGACGCGACCTGCCCCCTGGTGACGAAGGTGCACTCCGAAGCGAAACGTTTCGCTGCCCGGGGTGACACCGTGGTGCTGATCGGGCACGCCGGGCACGAGGAGATCGAGGGCACCCTCGGCGAGGCCCCGGAGCAGGCCCTGCTGGTCGCCACCGCCGAGGAGGCCCGCGCCCTGACGGTGCCGGACGAGGCCCGGGTCTCGTACCTGACCCAGACCACCCTCGCCCTGGACGAGACCGAGGAGGTGGTCGGGGCGTTGCGCGAGCGCTTCCCGCTGCTCCAGGGGCCGGCCGGGGCGGACATCTGCTACGCCACCACCAACCGCCAGCTGGCCGTGGAGGCGGTGGCCGAGCGGGCCGAGCTGGTGCTGGTGGTCGGCTCGGCCAACTCCTCCAATTCCGTCCGGATGGTGGAGGTGGCCCGCCGGCACGGCGTCCCGGCCCACCTGGTCGAGGACGCCGGCGCGATCGACCCCGCCTGGCTCACCGGCGTGCGCACCGTCGGCCTCTCGGCCGGGGCCTCCGCGCCCCCGGCACTGGTGACCGAGGTGGTCGAGGCGCTGCGCCGGCTCGGCCCGGTCACGCTCGAGGAGCACACCACCACGGTCGAGTCCGTCGTCTTCGCCCCACCCGCACCGGTAAGGGACCACCCATGA